In Pirellula sp. SH-Sr6A, the DNA window CAAGGCAGCCATTTTTTGGTATCCCCCGAGCTCATTTCGCTTTCCATCTCAGTTACGCTTTCGGAACCATGCGCATCGCCGAACGTCAGGGTGCACCGTTGGTGTTGGGATCCGGAACACGTGGATCTCCAGGTGCTAAATCATGGGCTCGCTGAATCAGTTTCTTCATCTCTTCGGAATTGCCGTTTTGTCGTGCTGCAACGGCCAGCATCAACGTCCACTCCACATTCATCGGCTCCAAGTCATAAGCCTTCGTTGCGAGTTGCTCAAACAGCGTTGCATTGCCCCTCACCAATGCCAACTTGGCTCTCTCTCCGTACAAATAGGCAACGTCGGGGAATCGCTTCGTCGCATCCGCAAGCACTTGCTCCGCCAATTCTGGCCTTTGAGCTTGGGTCGCAACGCTCGCCAAATTCATGTAGTTGAGAATGTTGGTCGGCTGAATGTCGAGCAACTTTTGATGCAGGATGACCGCGTCCCCCCACTTCCGATCGGTTCGCAAAATGGAGGACAGATCCATATAGATCTCTCCGTTGGTGGGCTCTTCGGCCAAGGCTTGTATAAGCCATTTCTCGGCGTGCTCCAGTTTTTTGTTGGCTGCGGCGACCGACGACGCATTTCTCAATAGTGGAACGGCCAAGTTTCGGAGAACCTCGGCATACGACTCAGAGAAAGTGGCATCGCTCCCCTGTCTGTCCGAACTTGCCTGCGCATCGCTCGACTCGGGCTTTTCCCCAGCTATCGGCTGGACGCTTTTCGACAGTTCCTGAGCTTCTTCGGTCTTACCAACGCGATTGAGGATTGTCACCAGCGCGTTGACGGTTCCACGCGACCGATCCCCCAGGTCCATGGCGCGACGAAGCGAACTCTCCGCCTGCCCGTTCTTTCGCAATTGGCTCTCGATCACCCCCAACTCGTACCACAAGGCGGCAACGTTTGGAAATTTGCGAACTCCCAGCTTGGCAACCTCCTCTGCCGACTCAAGACTCCCGACCTTCGTGTAGGCATCGGATAGTTTTTGGAAATACTCCGCAGTCGACTTTTCACTGGTGCGTGCCCGCTCCAGAATCTCGATCGCTTCCTCCGTTTTTCCTTGATCGACCAACAAACCCGCCAGACCCACTACCGGCCCCATCTCCACCGCAGACTGTTCCAAACATTGACGCCATAATCCTTCGGCGGTTTGCGTTTGTCGAAGCTCTGCATAAATCATCGCCGCGATATGGAGCGCTGCCGAGTCGCTCGCCATTTCGGTCGTCAACGTTTCCGCCACCTCTCCGAGATACGCCTGGAGCTCTGCCGCCCCCAGCCTCCCATCTGGTCCCGGGAAAGTCAGGGTTGGTTCCAAGCTCCCCAGCGAGTCTGCACCGTTCATCACCTGGGCGTTTCCGTTATTTGCCGTCGCGCTGGCTTTGCCCGCGTCTCGCTGCTCTCGCAGAAGCCTCTCCATGAGTTCCGGATCGTCTTCCAGCGGATTGAGGAGAACGTATATCCCCAGCACCAACAAAGACGCGATGAGTGCGCAAGCGGTTAA includes these proteins:
- a CDS encoding tetratricopeptide repeat protein: MKQNGNPGRDSMGSWKSDLAGIRWPQLTACALIASLLVLGIYVLLNPLEDDPELMERLLREQRDAGKASATANNGNAQVMNGADSLGSLEPTLTFPGPDGRLGAAELQAYLGEVAETLTTEMASDSAALHIAAMIYAELRQTQTAEGLWRQCLEQSAVEMGPVVGLAGLLVDQGKTEEAIEILERARTSEKSTAEYFQKLSDAYTKVGSLESAEEVAKLGVRKFPNVAALWYELGVIESQLRKNGQAESSLRRAMDLGDRSRGTVNALVTILNRVGKTEEAQELSKSVQPIAGEKPESSDAQASSDRQGSDATFSESYAEVLRNLAVPLLRNASSVAAANKKLEHAEKWLIQALAEEPTNGEIYMDLSSILRTDRKWGDAVILHQKLLDIQPTNILNYMNLASVATQAQRPELAEQVLADATKRFPDVAYLYGERAKLALVRGNATLFEQLATKAYDLEPMNVEWTLMLAVAARQNGNSEEMKKLIQRAHDLAPGDPRVPDPNTNGAP